In the genome of Equus caballus isolate H_3958 breed thoroughbred chromosome 3, TB-T2T, whole genome shotgun sequence, the window ATACCCAAGGTGGTGCCTTAGAGAGCTGTACAAACAATAAGGCTTCTAAGAAGCTAAAGCGTGTTGTCCCTCAGCAGTCTGTGCAGAAGCCCAAGAGAACTTACcccaaagagagaagagaaggactTAAAGAGTTTTGTGGGGGTGGCTTTTGCTAATGGAGTGAACTGCAAGAAGACTCATAAGAGGCACATAAAGtgttcaaaataattatattcacAGTAACACTACCAGCTTGGACGGAAAGGGATACAGTTCAAAACATAAAGAGGCTTCAGACTCCCAAAATTCTCCTggcaggaagcaggctgagaaaacGATGCAGCTGTCAATGTGGGCTACCTTTCATGGAAAAGGAAGGATGACTCAGAGCATGGAGCCAAGAGCCCAGAGTCCAAGATGGCCTCAACACTCCCCACCTTCTGGTATTTACACCTTTGGGTAATTCCCTCTTACTGCATAGGACGGCTCTGTGTAACCAGCACAGTGTGGAGTGCCACTGTGTGACTTGTGAGGATAAGTCATGAAAGACACTGCAGCTTCCACCTTGCTCTCTTGGGTCACGTGCTCTGTGGGAAACCAGCCTCCGTGTCATGAGGACATTCAAGCAGTCCTAGAGAGATGCCCACCTGGTGGTGAACTGAGGCCAGCTGCCAACAGTCATGTGGATGAACCATCCTGGGAGTGGATCCTCCAGCTTCAGTCAAGTTTTCAGCTGACTGCAGCTCCAGCTGACGTCATGAGATGACCCTCATGAGACTATACACAAGAGCTACCCAGTTAAGCCACACCCAAATACCGGACCCACAGAAACTAGGAGGTACTATTTGTGGTTTTAAGATGATCCAtcttggggtgatttgttacatagTGATAGAGAATTAATATGAAAAGGACCAGAAGAGCGTGAGTTCGCGACAAGGAAACGAACCATGTTTCAAGGAGAGAGGACAACTGCGTCAAATGTAGAATGGCCGAATGTCTCATATCTGGATGACAATAAAGCCTATATATTGATTCGGAATTTCATTCAGATAGCTTGATTGTGgagaacaaaaacaagcaaaaccccACCATAGTTGGTTTAAGAAAACTGAGAAGGATCTTTCTTTTGAAGGACTTCATTACAAACATGTTTTGGAAGTCGGTGATACCTCTCAACAACAATAGATAAAGGTCTTACTGTACTCCCCTGGTCTATCAGTGACCTTCTCGTCTGGACATACTAGCCTGTCATTACTAGCCTGTAAGTCTGCCGAGGATAGAGAAACCTGCCCATTCGCATCTGGAGTGTTAGATACGCAGCGGGTGCTCGTACAAGAAAACCCGGGACTGAAGCAAAAGCTTCTTATGAAATCAAAGACTCGAAAAATAGTTTACAGAAAACAATCACACACCACCATCTCATTTTTATGTTgcaatttatatattaaaagtaCTTTCACCACATCTTATTTTACGATCACAACaaaccctgtgaggtagggagGTGGGTTTAGAGAAAGGGCAAATAGTCATTCCCATTTCCcaaatgaggaatctgaggcctaAAGAGGCTTCAGTTACTTGGTTAAGGCCACACAAAATATTCACGGTTGCAGGTCTTCTGGTATCAGATTGAGCACTTTTCCCAAAACACCCAGGCGCCGTTCACCAGGGAGTATTCATCTTCCCGACCAACTCTAACGTAACCGTCCACAGCAATCGATCCTCTTCTCAAGGGTGGAACACTGCCCTTTCTGCAGCTGGAATCACCGAATGGGTAAAGATtcgctgtcttctttccacttTGGTTCTTACGCAACAGTACAACCTGAACTCTTCCACGGCAGTCCCCGGGGGCGGCTAGACAATGCGGCCATTGTTCAAAACACTGCTCCCTGGAAGCTGCCTTCAGAGAACCCAAATTCTTCCCAGTGAGAAAACCAGTCTGTTAGTTTAGAGTTACGCTTCACTTTTTAATTACAAATGGCATCATTAGCTTGATCATCATCCTTAATCATCAGATTTTTAGCTCTTTCCTAAACTTCAATCTCAGAGACCAAAACTTTATACAAAGATGAGGATATTCAAACACACTTGTTACAGACTCTGAGAGCATATCGCGAAGGCATTCCAGAAAGATTAGTAGCAACAGCACCCTCTGAACGGAATACCCCAAGGAAGAAAAGCCTCATTGGGAATGTACAGTaacaatattaagaaaaataatggcTTAGGTGTGTGGGTGGCACTTTATATGCCTCGTTGaatttaatcctcaaaagaaTCCTATGAGAGAAGATAAAGGTCTACCTGTTTAAACATCAAACACTACCATGTGGTCACACAGGTTTAACGGTTTTATAAGAGAAAAGGTGAAAAGGAATCCCCAAAACTGACACTGTGAAGAGTCAGTGCCTCCCCTGCAACAGCCATCATTTCCTCAGAGGGTTGGTCTGAGGGATCTGGCACAATTTGGTGTTTTTCACACATTTTCAAGGGCtgttagtggttttttttttttttttgaggaagattagcccttagctaacatctgccgccaatcctcctccttttgctgaggaagactggccctgagctaacatctgtgcccatcttcctctactctatatgtgggatgcctaccacagcagggcttgacaagcggtgtgtaggtctgcgcctgggatctgaactggcgaaccccaggctgccaaagcagaacgtgcgcacttaaaccactgcgccaccaggccggccccaaggcctGTTAGTGTTTCGCCATTCCTGTATCAATGTGGGTTTTAGTCCACTCTAAGTAGATGCAAAGTCTATGGAATGGAAATAAGTACAGTTTTAGGTTCTGAGAAATTCAAGTAAGATAATTCCAATCTAAGTTTAGCTCTATGGCTCCCAAATGACTTATACTGTACCCTCTAAAGCAGGACACAAGAACCCAAATTCCCAACTTatctttgcctcttttttctcccATCAGGATTAGTACAAAGAGGTAAGAAATGAAGACTTAGTCCAAGAACCTATTCTTAAACAGCAATCTAAAGAGCCAAAATTTGGCATCAGATATCTATCTTTTAAAACCCATGTTTCTTGAAAACCATCCAAACCAATGTGATCAGCTCCTTATTTTTAGCTCCTCCTTCACAGTGACAGAATCACAgaagaagacagccatgtgagAAGTGCTACAACCAAGAGTGAGACCAATAGCCCAACCCAAACAAGAGCCTCAGAGTCACCATTCCCAGGACTTCTGCCATGACCACGGGCTTTAAACCATTCCACCACTTCCTGGAGGTCAAACGGCTGAGCCTCATAACCTAGCTCCTTCTTGGCTTTCTCCAGGCTAAAGTAATGTGTGACGCCAGTTTTGTACACTTCAGTGCAGGTGAGGAAGGGCTGGAAGTTGTAGAGTCGACGCACGATGAAGTGGGCCATCTCCATTAGGAACGCAAAGCAGTAGATGAGGGTCAATGGCAGGCGGACGGATGGGAAGTTGTAGCCCAGGCCCTCAACCAAAGGCCGGAGGAACTCAAAGTTGTTCACAGGCCTGCCATCTGAGATGAAGTAGGGCTGTCCAGAGGCAACGTGGCCTTTGTCAGCTTTCAGGGCCTCTGAGGCCAGAATGTGAGCCTGCACCAAGTTATCCACATGGACAAATTCAACCAGGCTCTTGGGATCCCCAAACACAAACTTGAACAGGCCCCTCTCAATGTAGCTCACTATCCTGGGGAGGTGCCTTTGTTCTCCAGGCCCGTAGATGCCAGCCGGCCTTAGAGCACAGGTTCTCAAGACACGATTGCTTCCTTCCAGGACCGTCCCATTGGCCTCCAGCACCTTCTTCTCTGCGATAGATTTGGTCCGAGAGTAATGATCAGGATGGAGGTGCAGAGGTAGGTAAGGCAGAGATTCATCTCCGTTTCTGATAACTTGACCTCCGAAGATGACATTGAAAGTGCTAGTGTAAACTAATCTTGGGACCCCCCTCCTCCTGCAAGCCTGGAGCACGTTGTCTGTGCCCCCCACATTGACTTCTTCAATCAACTTTCGATCCAGTTGCTCCTTCCCTGACATACCATACGAAGCAACATGGAACACACAAGTGACATCCTCCCCCTTGAAGGCTCTCTCTATGTCAGAGAGGTGGCGAATGTCTCCATGTATGAACTTGATTCCTTCTGGAATGGTCTGAGTAGGGCTCTTGATGTCAAACAGAATCACATGGATTCCCTTCTGGTTCAAAGCACAGCCCAGGCTGAGATGAGAAAGTAAAAACACTTAAATCAAATCACTACTGAGCTATGCCTAGGAAAGGTGCTTAAAATAATTTACCAATCAATGTGGGGCAGATCCAAGTTTTCTTGGTTTATCCTGACTCCTCAATTTACATGTTCATTGGTGCAAGTCTTACttatgcaaatattaaaaaatgagaatccTCACATCTACTTAAATTAACATGAGAGAGGCTTTATCTTCAAAGACATGGCATCTAGATGTTACATTTTTCCCCCTCACTTCTAGGACCCACCATCTATTCTTTGAAATATTCATGAATGACAACATAACTGTGAAAGAAtagctattattttaaattatttttggtgaCATGAATAATCTCCCCTCCCCAAGTTGACGGCTCTATAGAGAATTTTTCTTAAAGTGGAATATATCTGTGGTTCTGAATTTCAATATCCGAGCATTGGGCCCCAcagttgatttctggtttaacATTACACAAACAAGTAAGTGTCTATCTTGTATTAACATCAGAATTGAAAGCTATACTGTTTTCAGCAACTACCAGTAAAATAATTCCATGGGCATATCTTATAGATGCACTGACCGGAAACCAAAATAGCCACCTCCTCCGGTAATGAGGACAGTTTCCTTCGGAGATTTTTGGGAGTCCATATGTGGCAGTCAAAAGATCACTGGACCTGCAAGAAAGAAGTATGCAGTACTGTTACTGATCCCTCTGAGTCTACCGCTGCTTCTAAAAAGTTGAGCTGATAATAAGCTCACAGGCTTATGAAGACTGAATGGGATAGTGTATACATATGCCCAATAAAATGCCCGACACAGTACAGGTGTTCCATGGATGTCATTgttcaaatttccttttcttcaagcTCTAGAGTTTGGGGATTCAATGATTCCATTACATTCCCCCATACCATGATTAGGTCTCCCAAAAGCACGAGGTTACAAAAAAGTCTGACAAGTTCTTCTGGATAACCGTACTAAGCAGATCAGATGGCCAGATAAGCTAATCAGATGACTCATGCACAAATCAGCGGTGTGACGGGTGAAGACAAGATTCAGTAAGTGACTGTCTCAGTGGCCTGAGAGTATATGGAAGAGAAGAGTAAGACATATCAGGAAAAACTGGGCAAAACGGTGTGGAGAATGGTTGATGGATTCCAACAGTTTGACTAAGCAATTGTCACAGTTGTGTTTATAAGAAAATTCATCAAGAATGAACACACCAGCATCCTTTAATATGCCTAACAGTGACCTTATGATTCTATTACTTTCTGCATGCAGAACACTCCCATTTGGATTTGGAGTACCCATAAAACCAAATGTAGTCAATTCTAGTATTTGACATAATCACATGACTTTGTTACAGATGCTGTTTCCAAACGCAGGAGATGTTAGCCACCGACATTTCAATCCAGACTTCTTACCTTCACCTCTATGACCTGccatctccctctctgtcttcacCTCACACTCCTCCTCCATCCGTCCTCTACCCTCCAACTACTGGacattccttcctttccttaaAGATGCTGAGCTCATTCGTGCCTTGAGACCAAAGCATGCTTCCTGTTTTGCCTCAGTGGGAAACTGCTCCATCAGGTCTTTGCCTGGCTGCATCTTTCTCAATATTTAGgtctgctcaaatgtcatttcctcaCCTCACAGAGGTTCTCTGATCACTCAGTGCAAAAGAGCTCCCCCTTACCTTAAATGCTGCTTTGTTCTCTTTGTGGCACATTTCACTACCTAAaattatttgtctattttttttacgATTGATCTCCTTCCAAGAGACCTGAGACCTTCTGCTTTTTTTCACTGGTGTGTCCCTACCAGAACCCAGAACACGGCAGATACTCCACAAGTATTTGCTGAATTTATGGATGATTTTGAACACTGTGAAATATATCTCATTTAGTAAAATTATGATGGGCACAAATTATGCAGGGCCCCGCATTGTCTAAACGTCATTGGTGTGTATGCCAATGAACACTGCCATTTTAATTAAACTTATCTCCTAGAAAGTCCTGGGTTATGGAATGAAAATGACATAAAGCTCAGTGAGACAGCGTTCCTGCATTCTGGAGGGTATGACGGAGGAGAGAGGCTATCTCAAATATCTAAAGCACCAGGCAAAAGGGAGAAAACAACAGTGCTTTATAATGTCGGTGTAAACAAGGGGCTGTGCGAACAccgaggtggggtggggagaaattGATTCTGAAGGGCAGATCAGCAAAAAGCTGAGGCTAATAATAACTCCCTGAGGAGTGAGCATTAGAGCTGAATCAGGACAATGGGAGGATGTGAGCAGGCTGAGATGAGGCGGAGGGTTACCACAGGCTGACGGAGCATCAGAAATGAGTGGAAGAGCATCAGGGAAGGAAGGCTGTGTTGGGCAACTAGCGTGGCGAGTCTGCTGCGGCTGGAGTGCCACCTGAAGCCCAAGGGAGTACCGGGGGATATGGGGGGTAGGACAGCCTGGGATCAGCTCAGAGACAGCTTCAAGTCCACTTTGGGGGAGTTTGCATTCTGTTCTGCAGACAAGAGAAAGCGTTTGTAGGTTTTACAGGAAGGATGCGCTCACTGTGGTCCTTGCTAAAGAtcaagcttcctggaggagggagaggctggaaaCGGAAGAGTCTGGGTAAGGGGGATGGGGCGCTGAGCTGGAGGGCTCTCAGGCAGGACGAGATGCCAGGGTGCTCAGCTGAATTACGATGAGAGCTGGCAGGTACTCAATGGGGTGACAGCGGACAGCGTCCAGGTGAAGTCTGAGGAAGGTGATGTCATTAACCGAAAGAGCACACACGGGTTTCAGAAATGTTCTGTCTGCTTAATAGAGTTT includes:
- the SDR42E1 gene encoding short-chain dehydrogenase/reductase family 42E member 1: MDSQKSPKETVLITGGGGYFGFRLGCALNQKGIHVILFDIKSPTQTIPEGIKFIHGDIRHLSDIERAFKGEDVTCVFHVASYGMSGKEQLDRKLIEEVNVGGTDNVLQACRRRGVPRLVYTSTFNVIFGGQVIRNGDESLPYLPLHLHPDHYSRTKSIAEKKVLEANGTVLEGSNRVLRTCALRPAGIYGPGEQRHLPRIVSYIERGLFKFVFGDPKSLVEFVHVDNLVQAHILASEALKADKGHVASGQPYFISDGRPVNNFEFLRPLVEGLGYNFPSVRLPLTLIYCFAFLMEMAHFIVRRLYNFQPFLTCTEVYKTGVTHYFSLEKAKKELGYEAQPFDLQEVVEWFKARGHGRSPGNGDSEALVWVGLLVSLLVVALLTWLSSSVILSL